In Temnothorax longispinosus isolate EJ_2023e chromosome 10, Tlon_JGU_v1, whole genome shotgun sequence, a single window of DNA contains:
- the LOC139820055 gene encoding odorant receptor 9a-like isoform X4 yields MGDIEQFFRDSHYNIIRILLSISGLWPFHTQYRRYAIYLAMLLILGSGFIFEMLGVIEIKHDSFEVIDALPLLCFAIVTISKTFCAVYTLPQIKVLLIKMQEYCLSPKSDEETKIQISHAQYGQKLGYTYTGLILGHSIIYILSTLLTRFFHTESKEINETSSKVQIGLPHRVNYMVDLDTYYVPIFIHSAICDFSYTVLLVIFDVLYLTLVEYCCGLFAALRYRLETALVFENDRLTMTTTKNISYANIAYSIRRHTETMQFVAIIESIYSIPLCIHIGLTVLILSVQGYQVINNTEDINRLLKLSAYLNGVLINVFFQNWQGQKIIDSSEKVFESAYNSEWYSMPIAARKLLIMIMMRCEKPSILKMGEIVVLSYVTFNTVLRTSSSYFMLLRSL; encoded by the exons ATGGGCGATATCGAACAGTTCTTTCGGGATTCGCATTATAACATCATTCGAATACTATTAAGTATCAGTGGCCTATGGCCTTTTCATACGCAATACAGGCGCTACGCGATATATCTCGCTATGTTACTGATACTTGGATCTGGATTTATATTCGAG ATGTTGGGTGTAATTGAAATCAAGCATGACTCCTTCGAAGTGATTGATGCCCTACCGTTGCTTTGTTTCGCGATAGTGACTATAAGTAAAACGTTTTGCGCGGTATATACATTACCACAG ATAAAAGTGCTTCTTATAAAGATGCAAGAGTACTGTCTTTCCCCAAAATCGGATGAGGAAACTAAGATACAGATTTCGCACGCGCAATATGGGCAAAAGTTAGGCTACACTTATACGG GTTTAATACTAGGTCAcagcattatttatatactttcgaCATTACTGACAAGATTTTTCCATACGGAATCCAAGGAGATTAATGAGACATCAAGTAAAGTGCAAATAGGACTCCCTCATCGCGTTAATTATATGGTTGATTTAGACACGTACTACGTTCCAATTTTTATACACAGCGCCATATGCGATTTTTCTTACACAGTCTTACTAGTTATATTTGATGTTCTATACCTAACACTGGTCGAATACTGCTGCGGTTTGTTCGCGGCTTTGAG ATACCGGTTAGAAACCGCGTTAGTCTTCGAAAACGACAGATTGACGATGACAACtacgaaaaatatatcttatgcGAATATCGCGTATAGTATTCGCAGACACACGGAAACGATGCA ATTTGTTGCCATCATAGAGTCAATATACAGCATACCTCTCTGTATACATATTGGACTAACTGTACTTATTTTAAGTGTCCAGGGATATCAG GTGATAAATAACACGGAAGACATTAATCGTCTTTTAAAACTCAGTGCTTATCTAAACGGAgttttaattaacgttttCTTCCAAAATTGGCAGGGTCAGAAAATCATAGATTCCAGTGAGAAAGTGTTTGAATCCGC ATATAATTCAGAGTGGTATAGTATGCCGATAGCAGCGAGAAAGCTTcttataatgataatgatgagATGTGAGAAACCATCAATACTAAAAATGGGTGAAATCGTTGTATTGTCATATGTAACTTTCAATACG GTGTTGCGTACATCATCGTCATACTTTATGCTACTACGGTCtttgtaa
- the LOC139820055 gene encoding odorant receptor 9a-like isoform X7, which produces MCRFGFCGINTLAQQEIRDRMGDIEQFFRDSHYNIIRILLSISGLWPFHTQYRRYAIYLAMLLILGSGFIFEMLGVIEIKHDSFEVIDALPLLCFAIVTISKTFCAVYTLPQEINETSSKVQIGLPHRVNYMVDLDTYYVPIFIHSAICDFSYTVLLVIFDVLYLTLVEYCCGLFAALRYRLETALVFENDRLTMTTTKNISYANIAYSIRRHTETMQFVAIIESIYSIPLCIHIGLTVLILSVQGYQVINNTEDINRLLKLSAYLNGVLINVFFQNWQGQKIIDSSEKVFESAYNSEWYSMPIAARKLLIMIMMRCEKPSILKMGEIVVLSYVTFNTVLRTSSSYFMLLRSL; this is translated from the exons ATGTGCCGTTTTGGTTTTTGCGGCATAAACACTTTAGCG CAACAGGAGATAAGAGACAGAATGGGCGATATCGAACAGTTCTTTCGGGATTCGCATTATAACATCATTCGAATACTATTAAGTATCAGTGGCCTATGGCCTTTTCATACGCAATACAGGCGCTACGCGATATATCTCGCTATGTTACTGATACTTGGATCTGGATTTATATTCGAG ATGTTGGGTGTAATTGAAATCAAGCATGACTCCTTCGAAGTGATTGATGCCCTACCGTTGCTTTGTTTCGCGATAGTGACTATAAGTAAAACGTTTTGCGCGGTATATACATTACCACAG GAGATTAATGAGACATCAAGTAAAGTGCAAATAGGACTCCCTCATCGCGTTAATTATATGGTTGATTTAGACACGTACTACGTTCCAATTTTTATACACAGCGCCATATGCGATTTTTCTTACACAGTCTTACTAGTTATATTTGATGTTCTATACCTAACACTGGTCGAATACTGCTGCGGTTTGTTCGCGGCTTTGAG ATACCGGTTAGAAACCGCGTTAGTCTTCGAAAACGACAGATTGACGATGACAACtacgaaaaatatatcttatgcGAATATCGCGTATAGTATTCGCAGACACACGGAAACGATGCA ATTTGTTGCCATCATAGAGTCAATATACAGCATACCTCTCTGTATACATATTGGACTAACTGTACTTATTTTAAGTGTCCAGGGATATCAG GTGATAAATAACACGGAAGACATTAATCGTCTTTTAAAACTCAGTGCTTATCTAAACGGAgttttaattaacgttttCTTCCAAAATTGGCAGGGTCAGAAAATCATAGATTCCAGTGAGAAAGTGTTTGAATCCGC ATATAATTCAGAGTGGTATAGTATGCCGATAGCAGCGAGAAAGCTTcttataatgataatgatgagATGTGAGAAACCATCAATACTAAAAATGGGTGAAATCGTTGTATTGTCATATGTAACTTTCAATACG GTGTTGCGTACATCATCGTCATACTTTATGCTACTACGGTCtttgtaa
- the LOC139820055 gene encoding uncharacterized protein isoform X2: MCRFGFCGINTLAQQEIRDRMGDIEQFFRDSHYNIIRILLSISGLWPFHTQYRRYAIYLAMLLILGSGFIFEMLGVIEIKHDSFEVIDALPLLCFAIVTISKTFCAVYTLPQIKVLLIKMQEYCLSPKSDEETKIQISHAQYGQKLGYTYTGLILGHSIIYILSTLLTRFFHTESKEINETSSKVQIGLPHRVNYMVDLDTYYVPIFIHSAICDFSYTVLLVIFDVLYLTLVEYCCGLFAALRYRLETALVFENDRLTMTTTKNISYANIAYSIRRHTETMQFVAIIESIYSIPLCIHIGLTVLILSVQGYQVINNTEDINRLLKLSAYLNGVLINVFFQNWQGQKIIDSSEKVFESAYNSEWYSMPIAARKLLIMIMMRCEKPSILKMGEIVVLSYVTFNTKLTARAVTHGDQC; encoded by the exons ATGTGCCGTTTTGGTTTTTGCGGCATAAACACTTTAGCG CAACAGGAGATAAGAGACAGAATGGGCGATATCGAACAGTTCTTTCGGGATTCGCATTATAACATCATTCGAATACTATTAAGTATCAGTGGCCTATGGCCTTTTCATACGCAATACAGGCGCTACGCGATATATCTCGCTATGTTACTGATACTTGGATCTGGATTTATATTCGAG ATGTTGGGTGTAATTGAAATCAAGCATGACTCCTTCGAAGTGATTGATGCCCTACCGTTGCTTTGTTTCGCGATAGTGACTATAAGTAAAACGTTTTGCGCGGTATATACATTACCACAG ATAAAAGTGCTTCTTATAAAGATGCAAGAGTACTGTCTTTCCCCAAAATCGGATGAGGAAACTAAGATACAGATTTCGCACGCGCAATATGGGCAAAAGTTAGGCTACACTTATACGG GTTTAATACTAGGTCAcagcattatttatatactttcgaCATTACTGACAAGATTTTTCCATACGGAATCCAAGGAGATTAATGAGACATCAAGTAAAGTGCAAATAGGACTCCCTCATCGCGTTAATTATATGGTTGATTTAGACACGTACTACGTTCCAATTTTTATACACAGCGCCATATGCGATTTTTCTTACACAGTCTTACTAGTTATATTTGATGTTCTATACCTAACACTGGTCGAATACTGCTGCGGTTTGTTCGCGGCTTTGAG ATACCGGTTAGAAACCGCGTTAGTCTTCGAAAACGACAGATTGACGATGACAACtacgaaaaatatatcttatgcGAATATCGCGTATAGTATTCGCAGACACACGGAAACGATGCA ATTTGTTGCCATCATAGAGTCAATATACAGCATACCTCTCTGTATACATATTGGACTAACTGTACTTATTTTAAGTGTCCAGGGATATCAG GTGATAAATAACACGGAAGACATTAATCGTCTTTTAAAACTCAGTGCTTATCTAAACGGAgttttaattaacgttttCTTCCAAAATTGGCAGGGTCAGAAAATCATAGATTCCAGTGAGAAAGTGTTTGAATCCGC ATATAATTCAGAGTGGTATAGTATGCCGATAGCAGCGAGAAAGCTTcttataatgataatgatgagATGTGAGAAACCATCAATACTAAAAATGGGTGAAATCGTTGTATTGTCATATGTAACTTTCAATACG
- the LOC139820055 gene encoding odorant receptor 9a-like isoform X6 translates to MCRFGFCGINTLAQQEIRDRMGDIEQFFRDSHYNIIRILLSISGLWPFHTQYRRYAIYLAMLLILGSGFIFEIKVLLIKMQEYCLSPKSDEETKIQISHAQYGQKLGYTYTGLILGHSIIYILSTLLTRFFHTESKEINETSSKVQIGLPHRVNYMVDLDTYYVPIFIHSAICDFSYTVLLVIFDVLYLTLVEYCCGLFAALRYRLETALVFENDRLTMTTTKNISYANIAYSIRRHTETMQFVAIIESIYSIPLCIHIGLTVLILSVQGYQVINNTEDINRLLKLSAYLNGVLINVFFQNWQGQKIIDSSEKVFESAYNSEWYSMPIAARKLLIMIMMRCEKPSILKMGEIVVLSYVTFNTVLRTSSSYFMLLRSL, encoded by the exons ATGTGCCGTTTTGGTTTTTGCGGCATAAACACTTTAGCG CAACAGGAGATAAGAGACAGAATGGGCGATATCGAACAGTTCTTTCGGGATTCGCATTATAACATCATTCGAATACTATTAAGTATCAGTGGCCTATGGCCTTTTCATACGCAATACAGGCGCTACGCGATATATCTCGCTATGTTACTGATACTTGGATCTGGATTTATATTCGAG ATAAAAGTGCTTCTTATAAAGATGCAAGAGTACTGTCTTTCCCCAAAATCGGATGAGGAAACTAAGATACAGATTTCGCACGCGCAATATGGGCAAAAGTTAGGCTACACTTATACGG GTTTAATACTAGGTCAcagcattatttatatactttcgaCATTACTGACAAGATTTTTCCATACGGAATCCAAGGAGATTAATGAGACATCAAGTAAAGTGCAAATAGGACTCCCTCATCGCGTTAATTATATGGTTGATTTAGACACGTACTACGTTCCAATTTTTATACACAGCGCCATATGCGATTTTTCTTACACAGTCTTACTAGTTATATTTGATGTTCTATACCTAACACTGGTCGAATACTGCTGCGGTTTGTTCGCGGCTTTGAG ATACCGGTTAGAAACCGCGTTAGTCTTCGAAAACGACAGATTGACGATGACAACtacgaaaaatatatcttatgcGAATATCGCGTATAGTATTCGCAGACACACGGAAACGATGCA ATTTGTTGCCATCATAGAGTCAATATACAGCATACCTCTCTGTATACATATTGGACTAACTGTACTTATTTTAAGTGTCCAGGGATATCAG GTGATAAATAACACGGAAGACATTAATCGTCTTTTAAAACTCAGTGCTTATCTAAACGGAgttttaattaacgttttCTTCCAAAATTGGCAGGGTCAGAAAATCATAGATTCCAGTGAGAAAGTGTTTGAATCCGC ATATAATTCAGAGTGGTATAGTATGCCGATAGCAGCGAGAAAGCTTcttataatgataatgatgagATGTGAGAAACCATCAATACTAAAAATGGGTGAAATCGTTGTATTGTCATATGTAACTTTCAATACG GTGTTGCGTACATCATCGTCATACTTTATGCTACTACGGTCtttgtaa
- the LOC139820055 gene encoding odorant receptor 9a-like isoform X1: MCRFGFCGINTLAQQEIRDRMGDIEQFFRDSHYNIIRILLSISGLWPFHTQYRRYAIYLAMLLILGSGFIFEMLGVIEIKHDSFEVIDALPLLCFAIVTISKTFCAVYTLPQIKVLLIKMQEYCLSPKSDEETKIQISHAQYGQKLGYTYTGLILGHSIIYILSTLLTRFFHTESKEINETSSKVQIGLPHRVNYMVDLDTYYVPIFIHSAICDFSYTVLLVIFDVLYLTLVEYCCGLFAALRYRLETALVFENDRLTMTTTKNISYANIAYSIRRHTETMQFVAIIESIYSIPLCIHIGLTVLILSVQGYQVINNTEDINRLLKLSAYLNGVLINVFFQNWQGQKIIDSSEKVFESAYNSEWYSMPIAARKLLIMIMMRCEKPSILKMGEIVVLSYVTFNTVLRTSSSYFMLLRSL, translated from the exons ATGTGCCGTTTTGGTTTTTGCGGCATAAACACTTTAGCG CAACAGGAGATAAGAGACAGAATGGGCGATATCGAACAGTTCTTTCGGGATTCGCATTATAACATCATTCGAATACTATTAAGTATCAGTGGCCTATGGCCTTTTCATACGCAATACAGGCGCTACGCGATATATCTCGCTATGTTACTGATACTTGGATCTGGATTTATATTCGAG ATGTTGGGTGTAATTGAAATCAAGCATGACTCCTTCGAAGTGATTGATGCCCTACCGTTGCTTTGTTTCGCGATAGTGACTATAAGTAAAACGTTTTGCGCGGTATATACATTACCACAG ATAAAAGTGCTTCTTATAAAGATGCAAGAGTACTGTCTTTCCCCAAAATCGGATGAGGAAACTAAGATACAGATTTCGCACGCGCAATATGGGCAAAAGTTAGGCTACACTTATACGG GTTTAATACTAGGTCAcagcattatttatatactttcgaCATTACTGACAAGATTTTTCCATACGGAATCCAAGGAGATTAATGAGACATCAAGTAAAGTGCAAATAGGACTCCCTCATCGCGTTAATTATATGGTTGATTTAGACACGTACTACGTTCCAATTTTTATACACAGCGCCATATGCGATTTTTCTTACACAGTCTTACTAGTTATATTTGATGTTCTATACCTAACACTGGTCGAATACTGCTGCGGTTTGTTCGCGGCTTTGAG ATACCGGTTAGAAACCGCGTTAGTCTTCGAAAACGACAGATTGACGATGACAACtacgaaaaatatatcttatgcGAATATCGCGTATAGTATTCGCAGACACACGGAAACGATGCA ATTTGTTGCCATCATAGAGTCAATATACAGCATACCTCTCTGTATACATATTGGACTAACTGTACTTATTTTAAGTGTCCAGGGATATCAG GTGATAAATAACACGGAAGACATTAATCGTCTTTTAAAACTCAGTGCTTATCTAAACGGAgttttaattaacgttttCTTCCAAAATTGGCAGGGTCAGAAAATCATAGATTCCAGTGAGAAAGTGTTTGAATCCGC ATATAATTCAGAGTGGTATAGTATGCCGATAGCAGCGAGAAAGCTTcttataatgataatgatgagATGTGAGAAACCATCAATACTAAAAATGGGTGAAATCGTTGTATTGTCATATGTAACTTTCAATACG GTGTTGCGTACATCATCGTCATACTTTATGCTACTACGGTCtttgtaa
- the LOC139820141 gene encoding putative odorant receptor 85d, with amino-acid sequence MVDLDTYYVPIFIHSAICDFSYTVLLVVFDVLYLTLVEYCCGLFAALRYRLETALVLKNDRLTMTTAKDKSYANIAYSIRRHTETMQFVAVIESVYSLPLFIHIGLTVLILSVLGYQVITNTENINRLLKPTAYLNGLLINVFFENWQGQKIIDSSEKVFKSAYNSEWYNMPIAARKLLIMMMIRSERPSILRMGKIIVLSYVTFNTVSVIVL; translated from the exons ATGGTTGATCTAGACACATATTACGTTCCAATTTTTATACACAGCGCCATATGCGATTTTTCTTACACAGTCTTACTAGTAGTATTCGATGTTCTGTATCTAACACTTGTCGAATACTGCTGCGGTTTGTTCGCGGCTTTGAG ATACCGGTTGGAAACCGCGTTAGTCCTCAAAAACGACAGATTGACGATGACGACTGCAAAAGATAAATCTTATGCGAATATCGCGTACAGTATTCGCAGACACACGGAAACGATGCA atttgTTGCCGTCATAGAATCAGTATATAGCTTACCTCTCTTTATACATATTGGACTGACCGTACTTATTTTAAGTGTCCTGGGATATCAG GTGATAACCAacacagaaaatattaatcgcCTTTTAAAACCCACTGCTTATCTAAACGGacttttaattaacgttttCTTCGAAAACTGGCAGGGTCAGAAAATCATAGATTCCAGCGAGAAAGTGTTTAAATCTGC GTATAATTCAGAGTGGTACAATATGCCAATAGCAGCGAGGAAGCTTCTtataatgatgatgataagAAGTGAGAGGCCATCAATACTAAGAATGGGTAAAATCATTGTACTGTCATATGTAACTTTCAATACGGTAAGTGTAATtgttttatag
- the LOC139820055 gene encoding odorant receptor 9a-like isoform X3: MCRFGFCGINTLAQQEIRDRMGDIEQFFRDSHYNIIRILLSISGLWPFHTQYRRYAIYLAMLLILGSGFIFEMLGVIEIKHDSFEVIDALPLLCFAIVTISKTFCAVYTLPQMQEYCLSPKSDEETKIQISHAQYGQKLGYTYTGLILGHSIIYILSTLLTRFFHTESKEINETSSKVQIGLPHRVNYMVDLDTYYVPIFIHSAICDFSYTVLLVIFDVLYLTLVEYCCGLFAALRYRLETALVFENDRLTMTTTKNISYANIAYSIRRHTETMQFVAIIESIYSIPLCIHIGLTVLILSVQGYQVINNTEDINRLLKLSAYLNGVLINVFFQNWQGQKIIDSSEKVFESAYNSEWYSMPIAARKLLIMIMMRCEKPSILKMGEIVVLSYVTFNTVLRTSSSYFMLLRSL; the protein is encoded by the exons ATGTGCCGTTTTGGTTTTTGCGGCATAAACACTTTAGCG CAACAGGAGATAAGAGACAGAATGGGCGATATCGAACAGTTCTTTCGGGATTCGCATTATAACATCATTCGAATACTATTAAGTATCAGTGGCCTATGGCCTTTTCATACGCAATACAGGCGCTACGCGATATATCTCGCTATGTTACTGATACTTGGATCTGGATTTATATTCGAG ATGTTGGGTGTAATTGAAATCAAGCATGACTCCTTCGAAGTGATTGATGCCCTACCGTTGCTTTGTTTCGCGATAGTGACTATAAGTAAAACGTTTTGCGCGGTATATACATTACCACAG ATGCAAGAGTACTGTCTTTCCCCAAAATCGGATGAGGAAACTAAGATACAGATTTCGCACGCGCAATATGGGCAAAAGTTAGGCTACACTTATACGG GTTTAATACTAGGTCAcagcattatttatatactttcgaCATTACTGACAAGATTTTTCCATACGGAATCCAAGGAGATTAATGAGACATCAAGTAAAGTGCAAATAGGACTCCCTCATCGCGTTAATTATATGGTTGATTTAGACACGTACTACGTTCCAATTTTTATACACAGCGCCATATGCGATTTTTCTTACACAGTCTTACTAGTTATATTTGATGTTCTATACCTAACACTGGTCGAATACTGCTGCGGTTTGTTCGCGGCTTTGAG ATACCGGTTAGAAACCGCGTTAGTCTTCGAAAACGACAGATTGACGATGACAACtacgaaaaatatatcttatgcGAATATCGCGTATAGTATTCGCAGACACACGGAAACGATGCA ATTTGTTGCCATCATAGAGTCAATATACAGCATACCTCTCTGTATACATATTGGACTAACTGTACTTATTTTAAGTGTCCAGGGATATCAG GTGATAAATAACACGGAAGACATTAATCGTCTTTTAAAACTCAGTGCTTATCTAAACGGAgttttaattaacgttttCTTCCAAAATTGGCAGGGTCAGAAAATCATAGATTCCAGTGAGAAAGTGTTTGAATCCGC ATATAATTCAGAGTGGTATAGTATGCCGATAGCAGCGAGAAAGCTTcttataatgataatgatgagATGTGAGAAACCATCAATACTAAAAATGGGTGAAATCGTTGTATTGTCATATGTAACTTTCAATACG GTGTTGCGTACATCATCGTCATACTTTATGCTACTACGGTCtttgtaa
- the LOC139820055 gene encoding uncharacterized protein isoform X5 yields the protein MCRFGFCGINTLAQQEIRDRMGDIEQFFRDSHYNIIRILLSISGLWPFHTQYRRYAIYLAMLLILGSGFIFEMLGVIEIKHDSFEVIDALPLLCFAIVTISKTFCAVYTLPQIKVLLIKMQEYCLSPKSDEETKIQISHAQYGQKLGYTYTGLILGHSIIYILSTLLTRFFHTESKEINETSSKVQIGLPHRVNYMVDLDTYYVPIFIHSAICDFSYTVLLVIFDVLYLTLVEYCCGLFAALRYRLETALVFENDRLTMTTTKNISYANIAYSIRRHTETMQFVAIIESIYSIPLCIHIGLTVLILSVQGYQGQKIIDSSEKVFESAYNSEWYSMPIAARKLLIMIMMRCEKPSILKMGEIVVLSYVTFNTVLRTSSSYFMLLRSL from the exons ATGTGCCGTTTTGGTTTTTGCGGCATAAACACTTTAGCG CAACAGGAGATAAGAGACAGAATGGGCGATATCGAACAGTTCTTTCGGGATTCGCATTATAACATCATTCGAATACTATTAAGTATCAGTGGCCTATGGCCTTTTCATACGCAATACAGGCGCTACGCGATATATCTCGCTATGTTACTGATACTTGGATCTGGATTTATATTCGAG ATGTTGGGTGTAATTGAAATCAAGCATGACTCCTTCGAAGTGATTGATGCCCTACCGTTGCTTTGTTTCGCGATAGTGACTATAAGTAAAACGTTTTGCGCGGTATATACATTACCACAG ATAAAAGTGCTTCTTATAAAGATGCAAGAGTACTGTCTTTCCCCAAAATCGGATGAGGAAACTAAGATACAGATTTCGCACGCGCAATATGGGCAAAAGTTAGGCTACACTTATACGG GTTTAATACTAGGTCAcagcattatttatatactttcgaCATTACTGACAAGATTTTTCCATACGGAATCCAAGGAGATTAATGAGACATCAAGTAAAGTGCAAATAGGACTCCCTCATCGCGTTAATTATATGGTTGATTTAGACACGTACTACGTTCCAATTTTTATACACAGCGCCATATGCGATTTTTCTTACACAGTCTTACTAGTTATATTTGATGTTCTATACCTAACACTGGTCGAATACTGCTGCGGTTTGTTCGCGGCTTTGAG ATACCGGTTAGAAACCGCGTTAGTCTTCGAAAACGACAGATTGACGATGACAACtacgaaaaatatatcttatgcGAATATCGCGTATAGTATTCGCAGACACACGGAAACGATGCA ATTTGTTGCCATCATAGAGTCAATATACAGCATACCTCTCTGTATACATATTGGACTAACTGTACTTATTTTAAGTGTCCAGGGATATCAG GGTCAGAAAATCATAGATTCCAGTGAGAAAGTGTTTGAATCCGC ATATAATTCAGAGTGGTATAGTATGCCGATAGCAGCGAGAAAGCTTcttataatgataatgatgagATGTGAGAAACCATCAATACTAAAAATGGGTGAAATCGTTGTATTGTCATATGTAACTTTCAATACG GTGTTGCGTACATCATCGTCATACTTTATGCTACTACGGTCtttgtaa
- the LOC139820057 gene encoding odorant receptor 4-like → MDTSKDIFQSRLYKLNRTLLSLLGQWPFQKNKDRRVIFVTVSVIGLTQVIAQVLALVTLRGDLDATIECIPPLIIDGVCIVKLTNLVCNIEKIKILLIHMQRDWQSWTIQSEFEILHRFAESGRSITIGYASGMYAFGSLFPFLAIIPKIIGKNVTSDYPTRPVGFPYHVEYYIDLEKYYYPVLIHNYLTTAIRLNTIVASDTYVTILVQHCCALFSIVRYRLECIRKTIEQDKELASLEEDNKFYKNFVYCIQKHRDALRFARCLETVYTNAFFVEVGLIILAMSMSALQATNGTLTPHLAIRHSAYIIAQLLHLYMACWFGQQVIDHSDHVYTSTYRGEWYEASPKSRKLLNMIMLRSTSPCTLTVGKIMILSLPSFSAVVRASVSYFTVLRSVR, encoded by the exons ATGGATACATCTAAGGATATCTTTCAGTCTCGATTATATAAACTCAATCGTACGCTACTTTCGTTGCTGGGGCAATGGCCCTTTCAAAAGAACAAAGACAGGCGGGTTATCTTTGTGACGGTGTCGGTTATCGGTCTAACACAAGTCATCGCGCAG GTACTCGCTTTAGTGACATTACGCGGCGATCTTGATGCAACCATCGAATGTATACCACCACTCATAATAGATGGTGTGTGCATCGTTAAGCTGACGAACCTGGTGTGCAATATAGAAAAG ATCAAGATACTTCTTATACACATGCAAAGGGATTGGCAATCGTGGACCATCCAAAGCgaatttgaaattttgcatAGGTTTGCGGAGAGTGGAAGAAGCATTACTATCGGCTATGCTa GTGGTATGTATGCATTTGGCAgcctttttccttttctcgcGATAATTCCGAAAATAATCGGCAAAAATGTAACATCCGACTATCCAACGCGGCCAGTGGGATTTCCATATCACGtggaatattatatagatcTCGAAAAGTACTACTATCCCGTGCTGATTCATAATTACTTAACTACTGCTATTCGTCTTAATACCATAGTCGCGTCTGACACCTACGTGACTATTCTGGTACAACATTGTTGCGCACTATTTTCAATCGTCAg ATATCGGCTAGAGTGTATAAGAAAAACCATCGAGCAAGATAAGGAGCTCGCTTCGCTCGaggaagataataaattttacaaaaatttcgtATATTGTATACAAAAACATAGAGATGCTCTACG atTTGCGAGGTGCTTAGAGACTGTCTACACAAATGCGTTTTTCGTGGAAGTTGGCTTAATTATATTGGCTATGAGTATGTCGGCTCTACAG GCAACTAATGGCACCCTCACTCCACATCTTGCAATTCGGCATTCCGCGTATATTATCGCTcaattattgcatttatacatgGCCTGTTGGTTCGGGCAACAAGTAATCGATCACAGCGATCACGTTTATACATCGAC TTACCGAGGTGAATGGTATGAAGCATCACCCAAATCCAGGAAGCTCTTGAACATGATAATGCTGAGAAGCACTTCACCTTGTACGTTGACCGTTGGAAAAATCATGATTCTTTCTCTTCCCAGTTTCAGCGCA gtCGTACGTGCATCTGTTTCGTATTTCACAGTCTTACGATCTGTACGGTAA